The DNA region CTCCATGCCCTTTTAGCTGCCCGGCGGCAATCGTCAAAGAAAAACAGGCCGAATGCGCCGCATTTCGTCGGCTTCATTGTAGAAAAGGTAACCGATGGCATCCATATTAGCGGCACGAGAATAGGCGGCGCGGCCGCAGGAGACCGCATTTGTTGAACAGGCAGCCGATCGATCCGCAGCTTTATCGCGATGCCATGAGCCGTTTCGGCGGTCATGTGCAGCTTGTGACAACGGTGCTTGGCGAGACACGCCGCGGCGTGACGATCACCGCTGCCTGCTCGGTATCCGACGATCCTGCCTGCGTGCTCGTCTGCCTGAACAACAGCAACCCGAAGAACGACATTTTTTTTCAGAGCGGGATTTTTGCGCTGAATACGCTTGGCGCGCATCACCAGGCGCTCGCCGACGCCTTTTCGGGACGCGCGCCGATGAGCAACGACGAACGATTTGCGAGCGGCAGGTTCGAGAAGTTGGTCACCGGCGCGCCCGTGCTCTGGGATTCCCTCGCCTCCTTCGATTGCAAGGTCATGGAGATCAAGGAGATGTCGACTCACCACATCATCTTCGGCGAGGTCGTGGCCGTGCGTTTCAACGAAACAAAGCCGGCTCTGCTCTATATGAACCGGGACTACCACGCGCTATAACTCCCTAAAAGGGAGGAGATATGCCCGATCATCCGCAGCAGCCCGCGTCTATCGACGAGACGATCGCCATGCTGGCAGGCGAGGATTATCTCGCGGGCCGGTCGCTGGCGACGGTGCTCTTTCTCGCCCTGAAGATGAAACGGCCGCTGTTTCTCGAAGGAGAGGCCGGCGTCGGGAAGACGGAGATCGCAAAGGTGCTTTCGAAAGCGCTCGACCGGCCGCTGATCCGGCTGCAATGCTACGAAGGCCTCGATATCGCATCCGCCGTCTACGAGTGGAACTATCCGGCGCAGATGCTGGAGATCCGGCTTGCGGAAGCTTCCGGGTTGACGGATCGCAGCCGCATCGAATCCGATATCTTTTCCGAGCGCTACCTTATCCGCCGCCCGGTGTTGCAGGCACTTTCGTCCGCAGACGGTCGCGCGCCGGTCTTCCTGATCGACGAGCTCGATCGCACCGACGAAGCTTTCGAAGCTTTCCTGCTGGAAGTACTCTCGGATTTCCAGGTGACCATCCCCGAACTCGGGACCATCAAGGCCGCCGAGCCGCCGATCGTCATCATCACGACCAACCGGACGCGCGAGGTACACGATGCGTTGAAGCGCCGCTGCCTCTATCACTGGGTTGATTATCCGGAAGCCGAGCAGGAACTCGAAATCATCCACCGGAAGGTGCCGGGCTGCAACGAGGCGCTGTCGCAGCAGATCGTCGCCTATGTGCAGAAGCTGCGCACGCTC from Rhizobium sullae includes:
- a CDS encoding AAA family ATPase; this translates as MPDHPQQPASIDETIAMLAGEDYLAGRSLATVLFLALKMKRPLFLEGEAGVGKTEIAKVLSKALDRPLIRLQCYEGLDIASAVYEWNYPAQMLEIRLAEASGLTDRSRIESDIFSERYLIRRPVLQALSSADGRAPVFLIDELDRTDEAFEAFLLEVLSDFQVTIPELGTIKAAEPPIVIITTNRTREVHDALKRRCLYHWVDYPEAEQELEIIHRKVPGCNEALSQQIVAYVQKLRTLDLFKNPGVAETIDWATALTELDRLALDPETISDTIGTLLKYQDDIARIQGGEGVQVLNEVKDELRAAG
- a CDS encoding flavin reductase, whose protein sequence is MLNRQPIDPQLYRDAMSRFGGHVQLVTTVLGETRRGVTITAACSVSDDPACVLVCLNNSNPKNDIFFQSGIFALNTLGAHHQALADAFSGRAPMSNDERFASGRFEKLVTGAPVLWDSLASFDCKVMEIKEMSTHHIIFGEVVAVRFNETKPALLYMNRDYHAL